A genomic region of Metopolophium dirhodum isolate CAU chromosome 1, ASM1992520v1, whole genome shotgun sequence contains the following coding sequences:
- the LOC132937035 gene encoding uncharacterized protein LOC132937035 isoform X1, whose product MKTGGGTLVRLTLSGGALVASTAAACCFLSVWSYWYYELDADCVQARDCKCLLFGTSFAGGGFVGGDRFACQYVAYSLLASAGLAAYTSVYYGCRLLLCAGHSRGRHQHHRPVRTVAETRPEDGTTGRTSPQIQINGLTICLAIILAAMALNMFIASIVLSNGYISTCLQYVHRVKSYLMVSGNMVELITNRMSCGTIYDFMDYLQPPSRQVTYELIHRHKTNPRDSVINTSALLIISIVLSWLNTFIWIVFTFCTYYFR is encoded by the exons ATGAAAACCGGCGGCGGAACGCTGGTCCGGCTGACGCTGAGCGGCGGCGCGTTGGTCGCGTCCACCGCGGCGGCGTGCTGTTTCCTGTCCGTGTGGTCGTACTGGTACTACGAGCTGGACGCCGACTGCGTGCAGGCGCGCGACTGCAAGTGCCTGCTGTTCGGCACGAGCTTCGCGGGCGGCGGTTTCGTGGGTGGCGACCGGTTCGCGTGCCAGTACGTCGCGTACTCGCTGCTGGCGTCCGCCGGGCTCGCGGCCTACACGAGCGTATACTACGGCTGCAGGTTGCTACTGTGCGCGGGCCACAGCCGCGGCCGGCACCAGCACCACCGGCCAGTCAGGACAGTGGCCGAGACCAGACCCGAGGACGGCACCACCGGCCGCACCAG TCCACAGATACAGATAAATGGCTTAACGATTTGCCTTGCAATTATTCTCGCTGCCATGGcgttaaatatgtttattgcaTCGATCGTACTGAGCAACGGATATATATCGACCTGTCTGCAGTACGTGCATCGAGTGAAAAGTTATTTGatg GTTTCCGGAAACATGGTAGAGTTGATAACAAACCGTATGTCTTGTGGGACCATTTACGATTTCATGGACTACTTACAACCGCCATCGCGACAGGTGACATATGAACTGATCCACCGACACAAGACCAATCCACGCGATTCTGTGATTAATACATCGGCActtttaattatatctattgtACTGTCGTGGTTGAACACATTTATATGGATTGTATTTACGTTTTGTACTTATTATTTCAGGTGA
- the LOC132934886 gene encoding tubulin monoglutamylase TTLL4-like isoform X3, which translates to MNNKSYSILTKETVNNSEDDETEPEIFFCPACNVHMNKIYQFRPLLYHFIHQQHKSFSSDGIEEWWSPMDQLQILRTNLHRVKDHSSEIFLKLNPYLILDTDPTLDNLNYLNTLSRSPHSLDVIKEQWYPIDRLQTFRTNLYQTMDHSSERLLKLSPYPILSTDPTLDNLNYSNTSSTPLNSLGNKKKDNTTQSIHEIEQNDRRNDIFQYHSNSRQWGEKENDVHQEELKIIDQFNYTSIKNNNMHIRQSPVHCQRKILPTVLPKHLISINCMKNIGCSSLTAHNHLNNNSNLKNKDLINIPNQKTLVNHVRLDTLLPIESKETFKSIKNIEDTPKVNESLLITKEDKTIPIPELILNSEKSKSKLSDKNNKTLTSKTKRRTDNINNTSMFPANSLKTHIDFTSENARKILQSTIVKTLNKSIQQDFMTDEQNKLALDNLLSGTQKQTDHFEYHSALRPSLFSNMPPYIRFSSHNIKSETFPLPLQKLLKWKLSSITPIVVRQTIQNSGFKLVKKSNDWIGTWGKHMKSLCFKTLWQQQKLNHFPGTFQIGRKDRLWKNLNRLMMKYGNEHFGFIPKSYILPQEAKILRQVWEKNDEDKWIVKPPASARGTGIRVISKWDQIPKKIPLVVQRYIDNPYLINDTKFDLRLYILITSINPLRIYFYDNGLVRFASVKYSSDLTTICDRYMHLTNYSINRLSSQFTENEDADACQGHKWSLRSLWTYMEKERKIDVKKLWASLEDLVVKTLISGESPISEMCSTNLGNRYNAYELFGIDVLFDEYLKPWILEVNISPSLHSSSPLDLAVKGPLVKDLMNMVGYHIPNKMSRSTHNTLLKMLGVKSPLCYDKRLYTFNLSAKEKEKQEYYTNVESRIEYIDSILNDLLPDDIRHLIVYEDELTQVGSFKKVFPTTTSFKYHQYFDGSRYYNMLFDAWECKYSNNRREGITVLEKLCQLKFHLEVPDIDEEQSKVTY; encoded by the exons ATGAACAATAAATCATACTCAATATTAACTAAAGAGACGGTAAATAACTCTGAAGATGACGAAACAGAaccagaaatttttttttgcccagCTTGCAATGtacatatgaataaaatatatcaatttcgACCACTGTTATACCACTTTATTCACCAACAACATAAATCATTTTCATCAGATGGGATTGAAGAATGGTGGAGTCCTATGGATCAATTACAAATTCTTCGTACCAACTTACATCGAGTAAAGGATCATAGTTcagaaatatttctaaaattaaatccTTATCTGATTTTGGATACTGATCCTACATTGGATAATTTAAACTACTTAAATACATTATCCAGATCTCCTCATTCATTAG ATGTGATTAAAGAACAGTGGTATCCTATAGATCGTTTACAAACTTTCCGTACCAATTTATATCAAACAATGGATCATAGTTCAGAAAGACTTCTGAAATTAAGTCCCTATCCAATTTTGAGTACTGATCCTACATTGGACAATTTAAACTACTCAAATACATCGTCCACACCTCTTAATTCATTAG gaaataaaaaaaaagataatacaaCACAATCTATACATGAAATAGAACAGAATGATAGACGCaatgatatttttcaatatcataGTAATTCAAGACAATGGGGAGAAAAGGAGAATGATGTACATCAAGAGGAGTTGAAAATTAttgatcaatttaattatacatcaattaaaaacaataatatgcacATAAGACAATCTCCTGTGCATTGCCAGCGTAAG ATATTACCAACAGTTCTTCCTAAGCAtcttatttctataaattgtatgaagaaCATAGGATGCTCATCTTTAACCGCACATaatcatttgaataataattcaaatctaAAGAATAAAGATCTCATAAACATTCCAAATCAGAAAACGCTTGTCAACCATGTACGATTAGATACACTTTTGCCTATAGAATCAAAAGAaacttttaaatcaataaaaaatattgaagacaCTCCTAAGGTGAATGAATCATTACTGATTACTAAGGAAGACAAAACAATTCCAATACCagaattaatacttaatagtgaaaaatcaaaatcaaaattatctgacaaaaataataaaacattaacttCTAAAACTAAAAGGAGaacagataatataaataacacatcTATGTTTCCTGCTaa ctCATTAAAAACACACATAGACTTCACATctgaaa ATGCTCGAAAAATCTTACAATCTACAATTGTAAAAACTCTTAACAAGAGTATACAACAAGATTTTATGActgatgaacaaaataaattagcTTTAGACAATTTATTATCGG GTACTCAAAAACAAACAGATCATTTTGAATATCATTCAGCTCTAAGACCtagtttattttctaatatgCCACCATACATAAGATTTTCTTCACACAATATTAAAA gtGAAACATTTCCATTACCTTTgcaaaagttattaaaatggaAACTAAGTTCCATAACTCCAATTGTTGTACGCCAAACTATCCAAAATAGTGGTTTTAAACTTGTTAAAA aatctaATGATTGGATTGGAACTTGGGGTAAACATATGAAATCATTATGTTTCAAAACACTTTGGCAACAGCAAAAACTTAACCATTTTCCGGGTACTTTTCAAATTGGTCGCAAAGATAGGTTGTGGAAAAACTTGAATAGATTAATGATGAAATATGGTAATgaacattttggttttattcCCAAATCATATATATTACCTCAAGAAGCTAAAATTTTACGACAAGTTTGGGAGAAAAATGATGAAGATAAATGGATTGTTAAACCa CCAGCATCTGCTAGAGGAACTGGAATTCGTGTTATATCAAAATGGGATCAAATACCAAAGAAAATACCTTTAGTTGTTCAAAGGTACATTGATAATCCATATTTAATCAATGACACCAAATTTGATTTAAGACTTTACATACTCATCACTTCAATCAATCCActtcgtatatatttttatgataacgGTCTTGTACGATTTGCttcag ttaagTATTCATCTGATCTTACCACTATATGTGATCGATATATGCATTTGACAAACTACAGTATTAACAGACTTAGTAGTCAGTTTACTGAAAATGAAGATGCGGATGCATGTCAAGGTcataaatg GTCATTACGATCATTATGGACGTATATGGAGAAAGAACGCAAGATTGACGTAAAAAAGTTGTGGGCAAGCTTAGAAGATCTAGTTGTAAAAACTCTCATTAGTGGTGAATCACCTATAAGTGAAATGTGTAGTACAAATCTGGGTAATAGATATAACGCATACGAGTTATTTGGAATAGATGTTTTGTTCGATGAATATCTTAAACCTTGGATATTAgag GTCAATATATCTCCTTCATTACATTCATCTTCTCCGCTTGACTTGGCTGTCAAAGGACCGTTAGTCAAAGACCTAATGAATATGGTTGGTTATCATATCCCAAACAAAATGTCTCGCAGTACACAT AATACTTTACTCAAAATGTTAGGAGTCAAATCACCATTATGTTATGACAAAAGATTATATACATTCAATTTATCTgctaaagaaaaagaaaaacaagaatattatacaaatgttgaaTCCAGAATAGAA tatattgatAGCATATTAAATGATCTATTACCAGATGATATTCGGCATCTTATTGTATATGAAGATGAACTTACACAAGTTGGCTC atttaaaaaagtatttccaACCACCACATCTTTTAAATATCATCAATACTTTGATGGCTCCAGATATTACAATATGCTTTTTGATGCATGGGAATGCAAATATAGTAACAACAGAAGAGAag gtaTTACTGTGCTAGAAAAGTTATGTCAGTTAAAATTTCACTTGGAAGTGCCAGACATTGACGAAGAACAATCAAAagtaacatattaa
- the LOC132934886 gene encoding tubulin monoglutamylase TTLL4-like isoform X2, whose amino-acid sequence MNNKSYSILTKETVNNSEDDETEPEIFFCPACNVHMNKIYQFRPLLYHFIHQQHKSFSSDGIEEWWSPMDQLQILRTNLHRVKDHSSEIFLKLNPYLILDTDPTLDNLNYLNTLSRSPHSLETNPENYFCPSCNVHMNIIKISQPLDTHQQHNVFSLDVIKEQWYPIDRLQTFRTNLYQTMDHSSERLLKLSPYPILSTDPTLDNLNYSNTSSTPLNSLGNKKKDNTTQSIHEIEQNDRRNDIFQYHSNSRQWGEKENDVHQEELKIIDQFNYTSIKNNNMHIRQSPVHCQRKILPTVLPKHLISINCMKNIGCSSLTAHNHLNNNSNLKNKDLINIPNQKTLVNHVRLDTLLPIESKETFKSIKNIEDTPKVNESLLITKEDKTIPIPELILNSEKSKSKLSDKNNKTLTSKTKRRTDNINNTSMFPANSLKTHIDFTSENARKILQSTIVKTLNKSIQQDFMTDEQNKLALDNLLSGTQKQTDHFEYHSALRPSLFSNMPPYIRFSSHNIKSETFPLPLQKLLKWKLSSITPIVVRQTIQNSGFKLVKKSNDWIGTWGKHMKSLCFKTLWQQQKLNHFPGTFQIGRKDRLWKNLNRLMMKYGNEHFGFIPKSYILPQEAKILRQVWEKNDEDKWIVKPPASARGTGIRVISKWDQIPKKIPLVVQRYIDNPYLINDTKFDLRLYILITSINPLRIYFYDNGLVRFASVKYSSDLTTICDRYMHLTNYSINRLSSQFTENEDADACQGHKWSLRSLWTYMEKERKIDVKKLWASLEDLVVKTLISGESPISEMCSTNLGNRYNAYELFGIDVLFDEYLKPWILEVNISPSLHSSSPLDLAVKGPLVKDLMNMVGYHIPNKMSRSTHNTLLKMLGVKSPLCYDKRLYTFNLSAKEKEKQEYYTNVESRIEYIDSILNDLLPDDIRHLIVYEDELTQVGSFKKVFPTTTSFKYHQYFDGSRYYNMLFDAWECKYSNNRREGITVLEKLCQLKFHLEVPDIDEEQSK is encoded by the exons ATGAACAATAAATCATACTCAATATTAACTAAAGAGACGGTAAATAACTCTGAAGATGACGAAACAGAaccagaaatttttttttgcccagCTTGCAATGtacatatgaataaaatatatcaatttcgACCACTGTTATACCACTTTATTCACCAACAACATAAATCATTTTCATCAGATGGGATTGAAGAATGGTGGAGTCCTATGGATCAATTACAAATTCTTCGTACCAACTTACATCGAGTAAAGGATCATAGTTcagaaatatttctaaaattaaatccTTATCTGATTTTGGATACTGATCCTACATTGGATAATTTAAACTACTTAAATACATTATCCAGATCTCCTCATTCATTAG AAACCAACCcggaaaattatttttgccCCTCATGCAATGtacatatgaatataataaaaatatctcaaCCACTTGATACCCACCAACAACATAATGTATTTTCGTTAGATGTGATTAAAGAACAGTGGTATCCTATAGATCGTTTACAAACTTTCCGTACCAATTTATATCAAACAATGGATCATAGTTCAGAAAGACTTCTGAAATTAAGTCCCTATCCAATTTTGAGTACTGATCCTACATTGGACAATTTAAACTACTCAAATACATCGTCCACACCTCTTAATTCATTAG gaaataaaaaaaaagataatacaaCACAATCTATACATGAAATAGAACAGAATGATAGACGCaatgatatttttcaatatcataGTAATTCAAGACAATGGGGAGAAAAGGAGAATGATGTACATCAAGAGGAGTTGAAAATTAttgatcaatttaattatacatcaattaaaaacaataatatgcacATAAGACAATCTCCTGTGCATTGCCAGCGTAAG ATATTACCAACAGTTCTTCCTAAGCAtcttatttctataaattgtatgaagaaCATAGGATGCTCATCTTTAACCGCACATaatcatttgaataataattcaaatctaAAGAATAAAGATCTCATAAACATTCCAAATCAGAAAACGCTTGTCAACCATGTACGATTAGATACACTTTTGCCTATAGAATCAAAAGAaacttttaaatcaataaaaaatattgaagacaCTCCTAAGGTGAATGAATCATTACTGATTACTAAGGAAGACAAAACAATTCCAATACCagaattaatacttaatagtgaaaaatcaaaatcaaaattatctgacaaaaataataaaacattaacttCTAAAACTAAAAGGAGaacagataatataaataacacatcTATGTTTCCTGCTaa ctCATTAAAAACACACATAGACTTCACATctgaaa ATGCTCGAAAAATCTTACAATCTACAATTGTAAAAACTCTTAACAAGAGTATACAACAAGATTTTATGActgatgaacaaaataaattagcTTTAGACAATTTATTATCGG GTACTCAAAAACAAACAGATCATTTTGAATATCATTCAGCTCTAAGACCtagtttattttctaatatgCCACCATACATAAGATTTTCTTCACACAATATTAAAA gtGAAACATTTCCATTACCTTTgcaaaagttattaaaatggaAACTAAGTTCCATAACTCCAATTGTTGTACGCCAAACTATCCAAAATAGTGGTTTTAAACTTGTTAAAA aatctaATGATTGGATTGGAACTTGGGGTAAACATATGAAATCATTATGTTTCAAAACACTTTGGCAACAGCAAAAACTTAACCATTTTCCGGGTACTTTTCAAATTGGTCGCAAAGATAGGTTGTGGAAAAACTTGAATAGATTAATGATGAAATATGGTAATgaacattttggttttattcCCAAATCATATATATTACCTCAAGAAGCTAAAATTTTACGACAAGTTTGGGAGAAAAATGATGAAGATAAATGGATTGTTAAACCa CCAGCATCTGCTAGAGGAACTGGAATTCGTGTTATATCAAAATGGGATCAAATACCAAAGAAAATACCTTTAGTTGTTCAAAGGTACATTGATAATCCATATTTAATCAATGACACCAAATTTGATTTAAGACTTTACATACTCATCACTTCAATCAATCCActtcgtatatatttttatgataacgGTCTTGTACGATTTGCttcag ttaagTATTCATCTGATCTTACCACTATATGTGATCGATATATGCATTTGACAAACTACAGTATTAACAGACTTAGTAGTCAGTTTACTGAAAATGAAGATGCGGATGCATGTCAAGGTcataaatg GTCATTACGATCATTATGGACGTATATGGAGAAAGAACGCAAGATTGACGTAAAAAAGTTGTGGGCAAGCTTAGAAGATCTAGTTGTAAAAACTCTCATTAGTGGTGAATCACCTATAAGTGAAATGTGTAGTACAAATCTGGGTAATAGATATAACGCATACGAGTTATTTGGAATAGATGTTTTGTTCGATGAATATCTTAAACCTTGGATATTAgag GTCAATATATCTCCTTCATTACATTCATCTTCTCCGCTTGACTTGGCTGTCAAAGGACCGTTAGTCAAAGACCTAATGAATATGGTTGGTTATCATATCCCAAACAAAATGTCTCGCAGTACACAT AATACTTTACTCAAAATGTTAGGAGTCAAATCACCATTATGTTATGACAAAAGATTATATACATTCAATTTATCTgctaaagaaaaagaaaaacaagaatattatacaaatgttgaaTCCAGAATAGAA tatattgatAGCATATTAAATGATCTATTACCAGATGATATTCGGCATCTTATTGTATATGAAGATGAACTTACACAAGTTGGCTC atttaaaaaagtatttccaACCACCACATCTTTTAAATATCATCAATACTTTGATGGCTCCAGATATTACAATATGCTTTTTGATGCATGGGAATGCAAATATAGTAACAACAGAAGAGAag gtaTTACTGTGCTAGAAAAGTTATGTCAGTTAAAATTTCACTTGGAAGTGCCAGACATTGACGAAGAACAATCAAAa tga
- the LOC132937035 gene encoding uncharacterized protein LOC132937035 isoform X2, translated as MKTGGGTLVRLTLSGGALVASTAAACCFLSVWSYWYYELDADCVQARDCKCLLFGTSFAGGGFVGGDRFACQYVAYSLLASAGLAAYTSVYYGCRLLLCAGHSRGRHQHHRPVRTVAETRPEDGTTGRTRLGPTAVRLSRKIIEARDSIEEIITFPGKIIILTLSIGHGPRAVTPL; from the exons ATGAAAACCGGCGGCGGAACGCTGGTCCGGCTGACGCTGAGCGGCGGCGCGTTGGTCGCGTCCACCGCGGCGGCGTGCTGTTTCCTGTCCGTGTGGTCGTACTGGTACTACGAGCTGGACGCCGACTGCGTGCAGGCGCGCGACTGCAAGTGCCTGCTGTTCGGCACGAGCTTCGCGGGCGGCGGTTTCGTGGGTGGCGACCGGTTCGCGTGCCAGTACGTCGCGTACTCGCTGCTGGCGTCCGCCGGGCTCGCGGCCTACACGAGCGTATACTACGGCTGCAGGTTGCTACTGTGCGCGGGCCACAGCCGCGGCCGGCACCAGCACCACCGGCCAGTCAGGACAGTGGCCGAGACCAGACCCGAGGACGGCACCACCGGCCGCACCAG ACTTGGACCGACCGCAGTGCGCTTGAGTCGAAAAATAATAGAAGCGCGAGACTCAATCGAAGAAATAATTACATTTCCagggaaaataattattttaacacttTCTATCGGCCACGGGCCTCGCGCAGTCACGCCCCTCTGA
- the LOC132934886 gene encoding tubulin monoglutamylase TTLL4-like isoform X1: protein MNNKSYSILTKETVNNSEDDETEPEIFFCPACNVHMNKIYQFRPLLYHFIHQQHKSFSSDGIEEWWSPMDQLQILRTNLHRVKDHSSEIFLKLNPYLILDTDPTLDNLNYLNTLSRSPHSLETNPENYFCPSCNVHMNIIKISQPLDTHQQHNVFSLDVIKEQWYPIDRLQTFRTNLYQTMDHSSERLLKLSPYPILSTDPTLDNLNYSNTSSTPLNSLGNKKKDNTTQSIHEIEQNDRRNDIFQYHSNSRQWGEKENDVHQEELKIIDQFNYTSIKNNNMHIRQSPVHCQRKILPTVLPKHLISINCMKNIGCSSLTAHNHLNNNSNLKNKDLINIPNQKTLVNHVRLDTLLPIESKETFKSIKNIEDTPKVNESLLITKEDKTIPIPELILNSEKSKSKLSDKNNKTLTSKTKRRTDNINNTSMFPANSLKTHIDFTSENARKILQSTIVKTLNKSIQQDFMTDEQNKLALDNLLSGTQKQTDHFEYHSALRPSLFSNMPPYIRFSSHNIKSETFPLPLQKLLKWKLSSITPIVVRQTIQNSGFKLVKKSNDWIGTWGKHMKSLCFKTLWQQQKLNHFPGTFQIGRKDRLWKNLNRLMMKYGNEHFGFIPKSYILPQEAKILRQVWEKNDEDKWIVKPPASARGTGIRVISKWDQIPKKIPLVVQRYIDNPYLINDTKFDLRLYILITSINPLRIYFYDNGLVRFASVKYSSDLTTICDRYMHLTNYSINRLSSQFTENEDADACQGHKWSLRSLWTYMEKERKIDVKKLWASLEDLVVKTLISGESPISEMCSTNLGNRYNAYELFGIDVLFDEYLKPWILEVNISPSLHSSSPLDLAVKGPLVKDLMNMVGYHIPNKMSRSTHNTLLKMLGVKSPLCYDKRLYTFNLSAKEKEKQEYYTNVESRIEYIDSILNDLLPDDIRHLIVYEDELTQVGSFKKVFPTTTSFKYHQYFDGSRYYNMLFDAWECKYSNNRREGITVLEKLCQLKFHLEVPDIDEEQSKVTY from the exons ATGAACAATAAATCATACTCAATATTAACTAAAGAGACGGTAAATAACTCTGAAGATGACGAAACAGAaccagaaatttttttttgcccagCTTGCAATGtacatatgaataaaatatatcaatttcgACCACTGTTATACCACTTTATTCACCAACAACATAAATCATTTTCATCAGATGGGATTGAAGAATGGTGGAGTCCTATGGATCAATTACAAATTCTTCGTACCAACTTACATCGAGTAAAGGATCATAGTTcagaaatatttctaaaattaaatccTTATCTGATTTTGGATACTGATCCTACATTGGATAATTTAAACTACTTAAATACATTATCCAGATCTCCTCATTCATTAG AAACCAACCcggaaaattatttttgccCCTCATGCAATGtacatatgaatataataaaaatatctcaaCCACTTGATACCCACCAACAACATAATGTATTTTCGTTAGATGTGATTAAAGAACAGTGGTATCCTATAGATCGTTTACAAACTTTCCGTACCAATTTATATCAAACAATGGATCATAGTTCAGAAAGACTTCTGAAATTAAGTCCCTATCCAATTTTGAGTACTGATCCTACATTGGACAATTTAAACTACTCAAATACATCGTCCACACCTCTTAATTCATTAG gaaataaaaaaaaagataatacaaCACAATCTATACATGAAATAGAACAGAATGATAGACGCaatgatatttttcaatatcataGTAATTCAAGACAATGGGGAGAAAAGGAGAATGATGTACATCAAGAGGAGTTGAAAATTAttgatcaatttaattatacatcaattaaaaacaataatatgcacATAAGACAATCTCCTGTGCATTGCCAGCGTAAG ATATTACCAACAGTTCTTCCTAAGCAtcttatttctataaattgtatgaagaaCATAGGATGCTCATCTTTAACCGCACATaatcatttgaataataattcaaatctaAAGAATAAAGATCTCATAAACATTCCAAATCAGAAAACGCTTGTCAACCATGTACGATTAGATACACTTTTGCCTATAGAATCAAAAGAaacttttaaatcaataaaaaatattgaagacaCTCCTAAGGTGAATGAATCATTACTGATTACTAAGGAAGACAAAACAATTCCAATACCagaattaatacttaatagtgaaaaatcaaaatcaaaattatctgacaaaaataataaaacattaacttCTAAAACTAAAAGGAGaacagataatataaataacacatcTATGTTTCCTGCTaa ctCATTAAAAACACACATAGACTTCACATctgaaa ATGCTCGAAAAATCTTACAATCTACAATTGTAAAAACTCTTAACAAGAGTATACAACAAGATTTTATGActgatgaacaaaataaattagcTTTAGACAATTTATTATCGG GTACTCAAAAACAAACAGATCATTTTGAATATCATTCAGCTCTAAGACCtagtttattttctaatatgCCACCATACATAAGATTTTCTTCACACAATATTAAAA gtGAAACATTTCCATTACCTTTgcaaaagttattaaaatggaAACTAAGTTCCATAACTCCAATTGTTGTACGCCAAACTATCCAAAATAGTGGTTTTAAACTTGTTAAAA aatctaATGATTGGATTGGAACTTGGGGTAAACATATGAAATCATTATGTTTCAAAACACTTTGGCAACAGCAAAAACTTAACCATTTTCCGGGTACTTTTCAAATTGGTCGCAAAGATAGGTTGTGGAAAAACTTGAATAGATTAATGATGAAATATGGTAATgaacattttggttttattcCCAAATCATATATATTACCTCAAGAAGCTAAAATTTTACGACAAGTTTGGGAGAAAAATGATGAAGATAAATGGATTGTTAAACCa CCAGCATCTGCTAGAGGAACTGGAATTCGTGTTATATCAAAATGGGATCAAATACCAAAGAAAATACCTTTAGTTGTTCAAAGGTACATTGATAATCCATATTTAATCAATGACACCAAATTTGATTTAAGACTTTACATACTCATCACTTCAATCAATCCActtcgtatatatttttatgataacgGTCTTGTACGATTTGCttcag ttaagTATTCATCTGATCTTACCACTATATGTGATCGATATATGCATTTGACAAACTACAGTATTAACAGACTTAGTAGTCAGTTTACTGAAAATGAAGATGCGGATGCATGTCAAGGTcataaatg GTCATTACGATCATTATGGACGTATATGGAGAAAGAACGCAAGATTGACGTAAAAAAGTTGTGGGCAAGCTTAGAAGATCTAGTTGTAAAAACTCTCATTAGTGGTGAATCACCTATAAGTGAAATGTGTAGTACAAATCTGGGTAATAGATATAACGCATACGAGTTATTTGGAATAGATGTTTTGTTCGATGAATATCTTAAACCTTGGATATTAgag GTCAATATATCTCCTTCATTACATTCATCTTCTCCGCTTGACTTGGCTGTCAAAGGACCGTTAGTCAAAGACCTAATGAATATGGTTGGTTATCATATCCCAAACAAAATGTCTCGCAGTACACAT AATACTTTACTCAAAATGTTAGGAGTCAAATCACCATTATGTTATGACAAAAGATTATATACATTCAATTTATCTgctaaagaaaaagaaaaacaagaatattatacaaatgttgaaTCCAGAATAGAA tatattgatAGCATATTAAATGATCTATTACCAGATGATATTCGGCATCTTATTGTATATGAAGATGAACTTACACAAGTTGGCTC atttaaaaaagtatttccaACCACCACATCTTTTAAATATCATCAATACTTTGATGGCTCCAGATATTACAATATGCTTTTTGATGCATGGGAATGCAAATATAGTAACAACAGAAGAGAag gtaTTACTGTGCTAGAAAAGTTATGTCAGTTAAAATTTCACTTGGAAGTGCCAGACATTGACGAAGAACAATCAAAagtaacatattaa